The segment CGCCACAGACGACCAGCAGCGTCTCCTCCCACTCGCCGGTCTCCTCGAGCGCGCGACGCAGTCGCGCGATCTGCCGGTCGACGTAGGCGAGTTCGGCCCGGTAGAGGCCCCGAAGCATGGCGAACTCCCGGTCGTCGATCTCGTAGTCTTCGCAGTCGTAGGCCCGCGGATCCTGCCGAACCGCCGTGGCCGCTTCGTAGCTCGCACCCTCGGGGAGATGTCGCTCGGCGAGTTCCCGCGGTGGGTCGTAGACGACGTGCGGTTCGATGTAGTTACAGAACAGGAAGAACGGCGAGTCGTCGTCCCGTCCCTCGAGCCAGTTCTCGACCCACGTCGTCGTTCGATCGGCCCCGTCGTCGCCCGCCGGCTGGAGCACCTCGCTGTAGAGGATGTTCGTCGCGTTTACCAGGGGGTTCCCGTGAAAGAGGTTCTCGCGGGTCGCCTCGAGTTTCTCGCGAAGGTCCTCGCCGCGAACGACGGCGCCCATATCGTGTTCGGACTGAACGTACTGCCAGCCGCGCCGGAGGTGATCGAGCCCGCGGTCGAAGCCGAACTCCTCGGTGATCCAGGTGTTGTTCGAGACGCCGACGGTTTCGTACCCGGCGTCAGCGAAGACCTCGGGAAGCGTTCGAAGCGACTCGTCCAGAAAGGGGTGGTGCCCGTGCGTTCCGTGCTCGGAGGGATACGTCCCGGTGAACATCGAAGCGTGGGAAGGCAGCGTCCACGGTGCCGTCGCAAACGCGTTCTCGAACGCCGTCCCCGCCGTCGCCAGTCGGGACAGCGCCGGCATCGTTCGATCGCTCACGCTCGTCGCTCGAGCGGTGTCGAGAACGACGAAAACGACGTTTCGAGGACACTCATGTGGCTCGGGTTCACTTCGTGTTAGCGAGTCCATAGTATGCACCCTCCACCTCCCGCGGGGAAGGTCACCGACCCGGCACGCGCAGGTCGCTCATGCCGGTCTGGCGTTTTTCGACCGCTCTCTCACGGACCGGTCGAACTGTTGATCGATATCCACGGTGGAGTCAACGGAGCTAACACGACGGGTGGCGTGACTCGAATCGAACAGTGATGCGCGCCTTCCGGATCGCCTACGACGGCACCGACTACTTCGGCTTCCAGCGCCAGCCCGACGTGCGAACCGTCGAGGACACGATCTTCGGCGCGTTGAGACGACTCGAGATTCTCGCTCCCGACGCCGACAAACCCGACGGCTACGCGGCCGCCGGTCGAACCGACGCCGGCGTCTCGGCGCTCGCACAGACCGTCGCCTTCGACGCACCCGACTGGCTCACGCCGCGAGCGCTAAATAGCGAACTGCCCGCGGACGTCAGGGCGTGGGCCAGCGCCGACGCGTCGCCGTCGTTTCACGCGACACACCACGCCAGCGAGCGCAGATACGTGTACCACCTCTACGCGCCGGCAGAGTCGCGGTCGACTGCGGCCCTGCCGGAGCCGACCGACGACGCACAACCGTCGAGGC is part of the Halostagnicola kamekurae genome and harbors:
- a CDS encoding sulfatase, with product MDSLTRSEPEPHECPRNVVFVVLDTARATSVSDRTMPALSRLATAGTAFENAFATAPWTLPSHASMFTGTYPSEHGTHGHHPFLDESLRTLPEVFADAGYETVGVSNNTWITEEFGFDRGLDHLRRGWQYVQSEHDMGAVVRGEDLREKLEATRENLFHGNPLVNATNILYSEVLQPAGDDGADRTTTWVENWLEGRDDDSPFFLFCNYIEPHVVYDPPRELAERHLPEGASYEAATAVRQDPRAYDCEDYEIDDREFAMLRGLYRAELAYVDRQIARLRRALEETGEWEETLLVVCGDHGEHVGEHDFFGHQYNLYDTLLHVPLVIHGGEFTGGGTRRDLVQLLDLPETLFEATGIEDPAFAEQSQGRSMHPTSDTGTRDAIFAEYVAPQPSIDRLDARFGDVPDRVRAFDRRLQAIRTHDAKYVRGDDGFERFHDLEMDPHEQRNLCAEPDADSRNGQQRDRREALIRRLDERLGDLESVVSETGTESVSMRAGTKERLADLGYL